The following are from one region of the Capsicum annuum cultivar UCD-10X-F1 chromosome 1, UCD10Xv1.1, whole genome shotgun sequence genome:
- the LOC107866232 gene encoding molybdenum cofactor sulfurase, which yields MQSPCFKCVCCQNSQENKTHTSKISTIITCHREFVDAVASSIQPNSHFTNHECLPSCGELFASLKDAYPHYSQTNLADEIRAHEYHHLSLSKHVCLDYIGNGLFSYYQQQGKYHPTDDSIASSSSAPPPPTLQLASLNEPFFNISYKSVSLSTQLLYGGQESDLECKMRQRIMKYMNISKYEYSMVFTANQSCAFKLLADSYPFESNHNLVTVYDHENEAVEGMINSAKTRGSRVVSAEFTWPNLRINSRKLRKTLGVKKKKRGLFVFPLQSKVTGVKYSYQWMNIAQENGWHVLFDASALGPKDMETLGLSIFQPDFLICNFYKVFGENPSGFCCLFVKNSSISQLNKSSTSLGIISLVPVDAKSFEDKYASSSSSSSTSSESDQENSAEFQEIKQVSDQEPKKITTLFEVLNWGNKSNMNRSKKVESNTSTRSDELECRGLDNADKLGLILTSTRARYLTNWLINALTRLQHPHAEDIHHPLVKIHGPKIHFSRGPAVAFNVFDWKGQKIDPTLVQKLADRNNISLSCAFLQHIWFSKMYDDEKKTILETLKSSDHKKCGVSVITVSIGMMTNFEDLYRLWSFIARFLDADFVEKERWRYKALNQTTIEV from the coding sequence ATGCAATCACCTTGTTTCAAGTGTGTTTGCTGCCAGAATTCCCAAGAAAACAAAACTCACACCTCTAAAATCAGCACAATCATCACTTGCCACCGCGAATTCGTCGATGCAGTGGCTTCATCCATCCAGCCAAATTCTCATTTCACTAACCATGAGTGCCTCCCTTCTTGTGGAGAACTGTTTGCCAGCTTGAAAGATGCATATCCACACTACAGCCAGACTAATCTTGCTGATGAAATTCGAGCACACGAATACCATCACCTTTCTCTTTCGAAACATGTTTGTCTTGATTACATTGGCAATGGTCTTTTTTCTTACTATCAACAACAAGGTAAATATCATCCAACAGACGATTCAATCGCGTCATCATCATCAGCTCCACCTCCTCCTACTCTACAATTAGCTTCTCTCAACGAGCCTTTCTTTAACATTTCGTATAAATCAGTGAGTCTGAGTACTCAGTTGCTATATGGAGGCCAAGAATCAGACTTAGAATGTAAAATGAGGCAAAGGATTATGAAATACATGAATATTTCTAAGTATGAATATTCCATGGTCTTTACAGCTAACCAATCTTGTGCTTTTAAGCTTTTGGCAGACTCTTATCCCTTTGAGTCTAATCACAACCTTGTCACTGTTTACGACCACGAAAATGAAGCAGTGGAAGGGATGATCAACAGCGCTAAGACGAGAGGCTCTAGAGTAGTATCAGCAGAGTTTACATGGCCAAATTTGAGAATCAATTCAAGAAAACTGCGAAAGACACTTGGCgtcaagaagaagaagagggggTTGTTTGTTTTCCCCCTTCAGTCGAAAGTAACAGGCGTGAAATATTCTTATCAGTGGATGAATATTGCTCAAGAAAATGGCTGGCATGTCCTGTTTGATGCATCAGCATTGGGTCCTAAGGACATGGAAACATTAGGCCTATCGATCTTTCAGCCTGATTTTCTTATTTGCAATTTCTACAAAGTGTTTGGTGAGAACCCATCGGGTTTTTGCTGTCTGTTCGTGAAAAATTCAAGCATATCGCAGCTCAACAAATCATCTACTAGTTTGGGCATCATCAGTCTTGTTCCAGTTGACGCAAAATCATTTGAAGACAAGTACGCCTCCTCTTCCTCATCGTCTTCAACTTCATCAGAATCTGATCAAGAAAACTCCGCTGAATTTCAAGAAATCAAACAAGTGTCTGATCAAGAACCGAAGAAAATAACTACATTGTTCGAAGTACTAAACTGGGGTAACAAATCCAACATGAATAGATCCAAGAAAGTTGAATCAAACACAAGTACGCGTTCTGATGAATTGGAATGTAGAGGCTTGGACAATGCTGACAAATTAGGCCTAATACTAACAAGCACCAGAGCAAGGTACCTTACAAACTGGCTGATAAACGCGCTAACGCGCCTTCAACATCCTCATGCTGAAGATATTCATCATCCTTTAGTTAAAATACATGGACCAAAGATACATTTCAGTAGAGGACCAGCTGTGGCATTCAATGTATTTGATTGGAAAGGCCAAAAGATTGATCCAACACTAGTACAGAAGCTCGCGGATCGAAACAACATATCACTTTCTTGTGCATTTTTGCAACACATATGGTTTTCAAAAATGTATGACGATGAAAAAAAGACAATATTGGAGACACTAAAAAGTAGTGATCATAAGAAGTGTGGTGTATCAGTGATTACTGTTTCAATTGGGATGATGACAAATTTTGAAGATTTGTACAGGTTATGGAGTTTTATAGCTAGATTTTTGGATGCTGATTTTgttgaaaaagaaagatggaGATACAAGGCACTTAACCAAACAACTATTGAGGTGTag
- the LOC107866223 gene encoding protein HOTHEAD, whose amino-acid sequence MEFDLIISALVGIFLFHGLCSSEKAPNYSFMREATTAPAISHYDYIIIGGGTAGCPLAATLSEKYSVLLLERGGSPYGNPNITNLSAFGSALSDLSPNSPSQRFISEDGVINARARVLGGGSCLNAGFYSRAAVEYVRAVGWEGGLVNASYAWVEEKVAFQPPMMGWQSAVRDGLVEVGVVPYNGFTYDHVNGTKIGGTTFDADGQRHTAADLLEYANPKGITLLLHATVHKILFKTKGVSRPLARGVIFRDALGKIHKAYLTRGEMNEVILTSGALGSPQMLMLSGVGPSKQLKAHNITVVLDQPNVGQRMMDNPMNAIFVPSPIPVEVSLIEVVGITSFGSYIEAASGENFAEHYALNDYGMFSPKIGQLSTVPPKHRTPEALEKAINAMSGLDDAVFRGGFLLEKIMGPLSTGHLELRTRNPNDNPSVTFNYFQQPEDLRRCVNGLKIMENIIESKSFSKFRYDSLSLPALLNLTASAPVNLLPKHDNVSVSLEQFCKDTVMTIWHYHGGCHVGDVVDQDYKVIGVDKLRVIDGSTFNYSPGTNPQATVMMLGRYMGVRIMNERLAKEKSQN is encoded by the exons ATGGagtttgatttgattatttcTGCTCTTGTTGGTATTTTCCTCTTTCATGGATTGTGTTCTTCTGAAAAAG CTCCAAACTACTCATTTATGCGCGAAGCTACAACAGCACCAGCAATTTCACATTACGACTACATTATCATCGGTGGTGGGACCGCTGGTTGTCCATTAGCCGCCACGCTCTCTGAGAAGTACAGCGTACTTCTGCTGGAGCGTGGCGGTTCACCATACGGAAACCCTAACATCACCAACCTATCCGCATTCGGCTCCGCACTCTCCGATCTCTCGCCAAATTCCCCATCACAGCGGTTCATTTCCGAGGACGGCGTGATCAACGCGCGTGCACGCGTTCTCGGCGGCGGGAGCTGTCTGAATGCAGGGTTCTACTCACGCGCCGCCGTGGAGTACGTGCGTGCGGTGGGTTGGGAGGGTGGTTTGGTGAATGCATCGTATGCATGGGTGGAGGAGAAAGTGGCGTTTCAGCCGCCGATGATGGGGTGGCAATCCGCCGTGCGCGACGGACTTGTGGAGGTCGGAGTGGTGCCGTACAATGGATTTACGTATGATCATGTAAATGGGACGAAGATCGGAGGCACGACATTCGATGCAGATGGCCAGAGACATACGGCGGCGGATTTACTTGAGTATGCTAACCCTAAGGGAATTACTCTTCTTCTGCATGCTACCGTTCATAAAATCTTGTTCAAAACCAAAG GAGTATCAAGGCCATTAGCTCGTGGTGTAATATTTAGAGATGCATTAGGAAAAATACACAAAGCATATTTAACAAGAGGAGAAATGAATGAAGTAATATTAACATCTGGGGCACTTGGAAGCCCACAAATGTTAATGTTAAGTGGGGTAGGCCCATCAAAACAATTGAAGGCCCATAATATTACAGTAGTATTGGACCAGCCCAATGTTGGACAAAGAATGATGGATAACCCAATGAATGCAATATTTGTACCATCACCTATACCTGTTGAAGTTTCTCTCATTGAAGTTGTGGGTATTACCAGTTTTGGAAGCTACATTGAAGCTGCCTCCGGCGAAAACTTCGCCGAACATTATGCTCTTAATGATTATGGAATGTTCTCCCCGAAG ATTGGGCAGCTATCAACGGTGCCACCAAAACACAGAACTCCAGAAGCCTTAGAAAAGGCCATAAATGCAATGAGTGGACTAGATGATGCAGTATTTAGAGGAGGAttcttattagaaaaaataatgggCCCATTATCCACTGGACACTTGGAGCTCCGAACCCGGAACCCGAATGACAACCCATCAGTGACATTCAACTACTTCCAACAGCCAGAAGATTTGCGTAGATGTGTAAATGGGCTCAAAATTATGGAAAACATAATCGAGTCCAAATCGTTTTCGAAATTCAGATATGACTCACTTTCCTTGCCAGCGTTACTCAATTTGACAGCAAGTGCCCCAGTGAATTTATTGCCTAAACATGACAATGTGTCAGTGTCACTAGAGCAATTTTGTAAGGATACTGTTATGACAATTTGGCATTATCATGGAGGGTGTCATGTTGGTGATGTGGTTGATCAAGATTATaaagttattggtgttgataaatTGAGGGTAATTGATGGTTCAACTTTTAATTATTCACCTGGTACTAATCCTCAAGCCACTGTCATGATGCTAGGAAG GTATATGGGAGTAAGGATAATGAATGAGAGACTTGCTAAAGAGAAGAGTCAAAATTAA
- the LOC107866196 gene encoding SPX domain-containing membrane protein At4g22990 isoform X2 yields MVAFGKKLKDRQIQEWQGYYINYKLMKKKVKQYSNQIKAGALDRRHVLKDFSRMLDNQIERIVLFMLEQQGVLASRISELNKQQDSLQEQPDISKITELREAYRNVGRDLLKLLFFVEINAIGLRKILKKFDKRFGYRFTDYYVKTRANHPYSQLQQVFKHVGLGAVVGAISRNLADLQDRQGSYLSIYDQPSLPLQDSVVDSMQAAVDRLSHSTNFLNFLAQHALIMQEEFPTPVEEQVDDQRYHFMSLLLNLANTFLYMVNTYIIVPTADDYSMSLGAAATVCGIVIGAMAIAQIFSSVYFSAWSNRSYFRPLVFSSIVLFVGNIMYALAYDLQSIPVLLLGRIFCGLGSARAVNRRYISDCVPLKIRMQASAGFVSASALGMACGPALAGLLQTNFKIYKFTFNQDTLPGWLMAFAWLIYLIWLWISFREPATETEVNTGPQESANNENDALEKGVTQPLLLKAEDHQQDDENDQEYDESEEAPEESRQPANSLAEAYSLLTPSVKVQLLIYFMLKYAMEILLSESSVVTTYYFGWSTGTVAIFLACLGLTVLPINVVVGSYISNMFQDRQILLASEIMVLLGILGSFHVVSPYTVPQYVISGLIMFVAAEVLEGVNLSLLSRVMSSRLSRGTYNGGLLSTEAGTIARVIADATITLAGYLGQSRLLNVTLLPSLLICVASIIATCYTYNSLY; encoded by the exons ATGGTTGCTTTTGGAAAGAAGTTGAAGGACAGACAGATCCAAGAATGGCAAGG ATATTACATCAACTacaaattaatgaagaaaaaggTTAAGCAGTACAGTAACCAAATCAAAGCTGGAGCACTAGATCGTCGACATGTTCTTAAGGATTTCTCACGGATGCTAGACAATCAG ATTGAAAGAATTGTTCTGTTTATGTTAGAACAACAAGGAGTGCTGGCAAGCAGAATCTCTGAACTTAATAAACAGCAAGATTCTCTTCAAGAACAGCCTGATATATCGAAAATAACTGAGTTGCGAGAAGCTTATAGAAATGTGGGACGTGATCTTCTGAAGCTTCTCTTTTTCGTTGAAATAAATGCCATTGGGTTGCGGAAGATCCTCAAGAAATTTGACAAACGTTTTGGGTATCGATTCACTGATTATTATGTCAAAACCCGGGCTAATCATCCTTATTCCCAACTTCAGCAAGTTTTCAAGCATGTG GGACTAGGGGCAGTTGTTGGAGCAATATCTCGTAATCTTGCTGACCTTCAGGACCGTCAAGGAAGCTACTTGTCAATTTATGACCAGCCTTCTCTTCCACTCCAG GATTCTGTTGTTGACTCAATGCAAGCAGCTGTTGATAGATTAAGTCATTCAacaaacttcctcaactttttaGCCCAACATGCACTTATCATGCAAGAGGAGTTTCCAACTCCTGTTGAGGAACAAGTTGATGATCAGAGATACCATTTTATGTCACTTCTCTTAAACTTGGCAAATACCTTCCTCTATATGGTCAATACATATATTATTGTTCCAACAGCAGATGATTATTCTATGAGCCTTGGTGCTGCTGCAACAGTTTGTGGGATTGTGATCGGAGCCATGGCTATTGCACAGATCTTTTCCTCTGTGTATTTCAGTGCTTGGTCAAACAGGTCTTATTTCAGACCTCTGGTATTTAGCAGTATAGTTCTCTTTGTGGGGAATATCATGTATGCACTGGCTTATGATCTCCAATCAATACCAGTTCTCCTTCTTGGTCGAATATTTTGTGG TTTGGGTTCTGCCAGAGCAGTGAACCGACGTTACATCAGTGACTGTGTGCCCCTGAAAATCCGGATGCAGGCTTCAGCTGGATTTGTCAGTGCTAGTGCTCTTGGGATGGCATGTGGCCCTGCACTTGCAGGGTTACTCCAAACTAATTTTAAGATTTACAAATTTACATTCAATCAAGATACCTTGCCTGGTTGGCTCATGGCTTTTGCATGGTTAATCTATTTGATATGGTTGTGGATCTCATTCAGAGAACCTGCTACTGAAACTGAAGTAAACACTGGTCCTCAAGAATCTGCTAATAATG AAAATGATGCCCTTGAAAAGGGTGTTACACAACCATTGCTCTTAAAAGCGGAGGACCATCAACAAGATGATGAGAATGACCAAGAATATGATGAGAGTGAAGAAGCTCCTGAGGAATCTCGTCAGCCAGCCAACTCTCTAGCTGAGGCATACAGTTTACTTACACCTTCGGTGAAG GTTCAATTATTAATCTACTTCATGCTGAAATATGCTATGGAGATTTTACTTTCAGAATCCAGTGTCGTTACAACATATTACTTTGGCTGGTCAACGGGCACTGTGGCAATTTTTCTTGCATGCCTTGGCCTCACGGTTCTTCCAATAAATGTTGTTGTTGGGAGCTACATAAGTAACATGTTCCAGGACAG GCAAATTTTGTTGGCATCTGAAATTATGGTTTTACTTGGTATACTTGGGAGCTTTCATGTTGTAAGCCCTTACACCGTGCCACAATATGTCATATCCGGGCTCATAATGTTTGTAGCTGCTGAAGTGTTAGAAG GTGTTAATCTATCACTCCTCTCGCGAGTCATGTCATCCAGACTTTCTCGTGGAACCTACAACGGGGGTCTCTTGTCAACAGAAGCTGGCACAATTGCTCGGGTGATTGCAGATGCAACCATAACCCTTGCTGGGTATTTGGGACAGAGTAGGCTCTTGAATGTCACACTCCTCCCTTCACTTTTGATTTGTGTAGCTTCCATTATCGCGACCTGTTACACGTATAATTCTCTTTACTGA
- the LOC107866196 gene encoding SPX domain-containing membrane protein At4g22990 isoform X1 — protein sequence MVAFGKKLKDRQIQEWQGYYINYKLMKKKVKQYSNQIKAGALDRRHVLKDFSRMLDNQIERIVLFMLEQQGVLASRISELNKQQDSLQEQPDISKITELREAYRNVGRDLLKLLFFVEINAIGLRKILKKFDKRFGYRFTDYYVKTRANHPYSQLQQVFKHVGLGAVVGAISRNLADLQDRQGSYLSIYDQPSLPLQDSVVDSMQAAVDRLSHSTNFLNFLAQHALIMQEEFPTPVEEQVDDQRYHFMSLLLNLANTFLYMVNTYIIVPTADDYSMSLGAAATVCGIVIGAMAIAQIFSSVYFSAWSNRSYFRPLVFSSIVLFVGNIMYALAYDLQSIPVLLLGRIFCGLGSARAVNRRYISDCVPLKIRMQASAGFVSASALGMACGPALAGLLQTNFKIYKFTFNQDTLPGWLMAFAWLIYLIWLWISFREPATETEVNTGPQESANNVENDALEKGVTQPLLLKAEDHQQDDENDQEYDESEEAPEESRQPANSLAEAYSLLTPSVKVQLLIYFMLKYAMEILLSESSVVTTYYFGWSTGTVAIFLACLGLTVLPINVVVGSYISNMFQDRQILLASEIMVLLGILGSFHVVSPYTVPQYVISGLIMFVAAEVLEGVNLSLLSRVMSSRLSRGTYNGGLLSTEAGTIARVIADATITLAGYLGQSRLLNVTLLPSLLICVASIIATCYTYNSLY from the exons ATGGTTGCTTTTGGAAAGAAGTTGAAGGACAGACAGATCCAAGAATGGCAAGG ATATTACATCAACTacaaattaatgaagaaaaaggTTAAGCAGTACAGTAACCAAATCAAAGCTGGAGCACTAGATCGTCGACATGTTCTTAAGGATTTCTCACGGATGCTAGACAATCAG ATTGAAAGAATTGTTCTGTTTATGTTAGAACAACAAGGAGTGCTGGCAAGCAGAATCTCTGAACTTAATAAACAGCAAGATTCTCTTCAAGAACAGCCTGATATATCGAAAATAACTGAGTTGCGAGAAGCTTATAGAAATGTGGGACGTGATCTTCTGAAGCTTCTCTTTTTCGTTGAAATAAATGCCATTGGGTTGCGGAAGATCCTCAAGAAATTTGACAAACGTTTTGGGTATCGATTCACTGATTATTATGTCAAAACCCGGGCTAATCATCCTTATTCCCAACTTCAGCAAGTTTTCAAGCATGTG GGACTAGGGGCAGTTGTTGGAGCAATATCTCGTAATCTTGCTGACCTTCAGGACCGTCAAGGAAGCTACTTGTCAATTTATGACCAGCCTTCTCTTCCACTCCAG GATTCTGTTGTTGACTCAATGCAAGCAGCTGTTGATAGATTAAGTCATTCAacaaacttcctcaactttttaGCCCAACATGCACTTATCATGCAAGAGGAGTTTCCAACTCCTGTTGAGGAACAAGTTGATGATCAGAGATACCATTTTATGTCACTTCTCTTAAACTTGGCAAATACCTTCCTCTATATGGTCAATACATATATTATTGTTCCAACAGCAGATGATTATTCTATGAGCCTTGGTGCTGCTGCAACAGTTTGTGGGATTGTGATCGGAGCCATGGCTATTGCACAGATCTTTTCCTCTGTGTATTTCAGTGCTTGGTCAAACAGGTCTTATTTCAGACCTCTGGTATTTAGCAGTATAGTTCTCTTTGTGGGGAATATCATGTATGCACTGGCTTATGATCTCCAATCAATACCAGTTCTCCTTCTTGGTCGAATATTTTGTGG TTTGGGTTCTGCCAGAGCAGTGAACCGACGTTACATCAGTGACTGTGTGCCCCTGAAAATCCGGATGCAGGCTTCAGCTGGATTTGTCAGTGCTAGTGCTCTTGGGATGGCATGTGGCCCTGCACTTGCAGGGTTACTCCAAACTAATTTTAAGATTTACAAATTTACATTCAATCAAGATACCTTGCCTGGTTGGCTCATGGCTTTTGCATGGTTAATCTATTTGATATGGTTGTGGATCTCATTCAGAGAACCTGCTACTGAAACTGAAGTAAACACTGGTCCTCAAGAATCTGCTAATAATG TAGAAAATGATGCCCTTGAAAAGGGTGTTACACAACCATTGCTCTTAAAAGCGGAGGACCATCAACAAGATGATGAGAATGACCAAGAATATGATGAGAGTGAAGAAGCTCCTGAGGAATCTCGTCAGCCAGCCAACTCTCTAGCTGAGGCATACAGTTTACTTACACCTTCGGTGAAG GTTCAATTATTAATCTACTTCATGCTGAAATATGCTATGGAGATTTTACTTTCAGAATCCAGTGTCGTTACAACATATTACTTTGGCTGGTCAACGGGCACTGTGGCAATTTTTCTTGCATGCCTTGGCCTCACGGTTCTTCCAATAAATGTTGTTGTTGGGAGCTACATAAGTAACATGTTCCAGGACAG GCAAATTTTGTTGGCATCTGAAATTATGGTTTTACTTGGTATACTTGGGAGCTTTCATGTTGTAAGCCCTTACACCGTGCCACAATATGTCATATCCGGGCTCATAATGTTTGTAGCTGCTGAAGTGTTAGAAG GTGTTAATCTATCACTCCTCTCGCGAGTCATGTCATCCAGACTTTCTCGTGGAACCTACAACGGGGGTCTCTTGTCAACAGAAGCTGGCACAATTGCTCGGGTGATTGCAGATGCAACCATAACCCTTGCTGGGTATTTGGGACAGAGTAGGCTCTTGAATGTCACACTCCTCCCTTCACTTTTGATTTGTGTAGCTTCCATTATCGCGACCTGTTACACGTATAATTCTCTTTACTGA